In Thermanaeromonas sp. C210, the following proteins share a genomic window:
- the tsaE gene encoding tRNA (adenosine(37)-N6)-threonylcarbamoyltransferase complex ATPase subunit type 1 TsaE, whose product MEVFLKDSTSTRKLGRALGRLVLPGDVIILAGELGAGKTTLAQGLAEGLGVEGWITSPTFTLIQEYRGRCPLYHLDLYRLEDPEEIWDLGLEEYLKGSGVTVVEWGDRLGAFVPERLEIHLAVGPGEGRRARLIPSGERYLELVKELAGSLLGE is encoded by the coding sequence GTGGAGGTATTCTTAAAGGATTCCACATCTACACGCAAGCTGGGTCGAGCTCTGGGAAGGCTGGTGCTCCCGGGGGACGTTATAATTCTTGCAGGCGAACTGGGGGCTGGCAAAACGACCCTGGCCCAGGGCCTAGCCGAGGGATTGGGAGTGGAGGGTTGGATTACCAGCCCGACCTTTACCCTGATCCAGGAATACCGTGGTCGCTGTCCCCTCTATCACCTGGACCTCTACCGCCTGGAGGACCCGGAGGAAATCTGGGATTTGGGTTTAGAAGAGTATTTGAAGGGCTCGGGAGTGACGGTGGTGGAGTGGGGAGACAGGCTGGGGGCTTTTGTCCCCGAACGGCTGGAAATTCATCTGGCAGTAGGTCCCGGCGAGGGGCGCCGGGCCCGCCTGATCCCCTCAGGGGAGCGCTACCTGGAGCTGGTAAAGGAGCTGGCCGGGTCTCTGCTTGGAGAATAG
- the tsaB gene encoding tRNA (adenosine(37)-N6)-threonylcarbamoyltransferase complex dimerization subunit type 1 TsaB translates to MLVLGIETSTSVVSAALVDAQKLLAEVYLDSKEHHSRRLLPVISSLLEEVGVKIKDLAGIAVALGPGSFTGLRIGLATAKGLAHAGGKPLVGIPTLDALALNAAGVGGLICPVVVARRQEVYTALYRWQGGRLNCLVSYRAVNPSSWVLELASYGEPVYFLGDAVMPYMKVWEELEERAVFLPPENTMPRAAQIARQGQIRLSRNQEDDLFQLKPLYLRPSAAELKA, encoded by the coding sequence TTGCTGGTACTGGGTATCGAAACCTCCACCTCGGTCGTTAGCGCGGCCCTGGTGGATGCCCAAAAGCTGCTGGCCGAAGTATATTTAGACAGCAAGGAACATCATTCCCGGCGCCTCTTACCGGTGATATCCTCTTTACTAGAGGAAGTAGGAGTAAAGATTAAGGACCTGGCCGGAATAGCCGTGGCCCTCGGGCCGGGTTCCTTTACCGGCTTGCGCATTGGCCTGGCCACGGCTAAAGGCTTGGCCCATGCCGGCGGCAAGCCGTTGGTGGGGATACCCACCCTGGATGCCTTGGCTTTGAACGCAGCGGGCGTGGGAGGTTTAATATGCCCCGTGGTGGTGGCCCGGCGTCAGGAGGTTTATACAGCGCTCTATCGCTGGCAGGGGGGAAGGTTAAATTGTCTGGTTTCTTATCGAGCCGTGAATCCCTCTTCTTGGGTTCTAGAGTTGGCTTCTTACGGCGAGCCGGTATACTTCTTAGGCGATGCCGTGATGCCCTATATGAAGGTATGGGAGGAATTGGAAGAGCGGGCGGTTTTTTTGCCTCCCGAAAATACCATGCCTCGTGCAGCCCAGATAGCCCGCCAGGGCCAGATACGGCTGAGCCGGAACCAGGAGGACGATCTGTTTCAGTTAAAGCCCCTGTACCTACGGCCATCGGCGGCCGAACTGAAGGCCTGA
- the rimI gene encoding ribosomal protein S18-alanine N-acetyltransferase, translating to MAVVPMTIRHLDEVLAIERASFPSPWPRSSFLNELLTNDCARYYVCLEGDRVVGYAGMWIILDEAHITNIAVHPAYRGRRLGELLLRTLMQEAARLGADRMTLEVRVSNLPAQRLYARLGFVRAGIRKGYYNDNHEDAIIMWKHFYRQGEEHA from the coding sequence ATGGCTGTTGTGCCCATGACCATCCGGCACCTGGACGAGGTGCTGGCCATTGAAAGGGCTTCCTTTCCCTCGCCGTGGCCGCGCTCGTCTTTTCTAAACGAGCTTTTGACCAACGATTGCGCCCGTTACTATGTCTGCCTCGAGGGGGACCGCGTCGTCGGATACGCGGGAATGTGGATAATCTTGGACGAGGCCCATATAACTAATATCGCCGTCCACCCGGCTTACCGGGGAAGACGCCTGGGGGAGTTGCTCCTCAGAACCCTTATGCAGGAAGCGGCGCGCCTGGGCGCCGACCGCATGACCCTGGAAGTGCGGGTCTCCAATTTGCCGGCCCAGCGTCTTTATGCAAGGCTGGGCTTTGTTCGCGCCGGCATCCGAAAGGGATATTACAACGACAACCATGAGGATGCCATTATCATGTGGAAGCACTTTTACCGGCAGGGAGAAGAGCATGCCTGA
- the tsaD gene encoding tRNA (adenosine(37)-N6)-threonylcarbamoyltransferase complex transferase subunit TsaD, translating to MPDLILAVETSCDETAAAVVEDGTKVRANIVASQSVHRRFGGVVPEIASRRHLENIPLVVQEALDRAGISFADVDAIAATYGPGLVGALLVGLSYAKGLAYALGKPFIGVHHLIGHIYAGFLEYPDLPLPAVCLVVSGGHTSLLYLESHRKRYLMGTTRDDAAGEAFDKVARALGLGYPGGPELERLAGQGNPAAIPFPRAWLEEGSLDFSFSGLKTAVLNYLRQEQQAGREINLADVAASFQQAVVDVLVGKTMRAVKRVPSARSILAVGGVASNEALRRALSAAAQEVGLPVFIPRRIFCTDNAAMIACAAHYQYVRGEFSSLDLDAVPHLPLIESVVRGPTGPLGP from the coding sequence ATGCCTGATCTCATTTTGGCCGTGGAAACTTCTTGTGACGAAACGGCGGCCGCCGTAGTGGAAGACGGGACGAAGGTACGGGCCAATATCGTTGCCTCTCAATCGGTCCACCGGCGCTTTGGAGGAGTCGTACCGGAAATTGCTTCCCGCCGGCATCTAGAGAATATCCCCCTTGTAGTGCAAGAAGCCCTGGACCGGGCCGGTATTTCCTTTGCGGACGTAGACGCCATAGCCGCCACCTACGGGCCCGGCCTGGTAGGCGCTTTGCTGGTAGGTTTGTCCTATGCCAAGGGCCTGGCCTATGCCCTGGGAAAACCCTTCATCGGAGTGCACCATCTAATCGGTCATATTTACGCCGGTTTCTTGGAATACCCGGATCTGCCGCTCCCCGCCGTATGCCTGGTGGTTTCCGGCGGCCATACTTCCCTCCTGTATCTGGAAAGCCACCGTAAGCGCTACCTGATGGGTACTACCCGGGATGATGCGGCAGGGGAGGCCTTTGACAAGGTTGCCCGCGCCCTGGGGTTGGGGTATCCGGGCGGGCCCGAGCTGGAAAGGCTCGCAGGCCAGGGCAATCCGGCGGCCATCCCCTTCCCCCGGGCTTGGCTGGAAGAGGGGAGCCTGGACTTCAGCTTTAGCGGCCTGAAGACCGCGGTGTTGAATTACCTGCGGCAGGAACAACAGGCCGGTCGGGAAATTAACCTTGCCGATGTGGCGGCCAGTTTTCAGCAGGCGGTGGTGGACGTCCTCGTGGGTAAGACCATGAGGGCGGTAAAAAGGGTCCCGTCGGCCCGGTCTATTTTGGCCGTGGGCGGGGTGGCCTCCAATGAAGCCCTGCGCCGGGCGTTATCCGCTGCCGCCCAGGAGGTGGGGTTGCCGGTGTTCATTCCCCGTCGAATTTTTTGTACCGACAATGCCGCCATGATCGCCTGCGCAGCCCATTACCAGTATGTACGGGGGGAATTTTCTTCCCTGGACCTGGACGCCGTTCCCCATCTTCCCCTGATAGAATCTGTTGTGCGAGGTCCTACGGGACCCTTGGGACCTTGA
- a CDS encoding DUF512 domain-containing protein encodes MDKSVDKWQLIALTASHYNILPLTSTCNLHCVFCSHRQNPPGVETLAFPPLSLEEVEVLLDYLDCRRKIVIGESATRLLEGEPLTHPHFLEIMARLRRRYPQTPVEITTNGLLLDERTIEALLALRPVEITISINSLTPAGRKRLLGKEETLPLQRTLEGLTSRGIRWHGSVVAYPFLVGWDDLETTLRGAADAGASTIRVFLPGFTRLAPPHLQFNVADLRRDLENFIAELRREIKVPIWLEPPMVRDLIPRVVGVIPASPAEAAGLQRGDVILSVDGKAPRCRVEAFALVSRPGRRHLRIKREAGPHFWRGEVTLELSPGEKSGIVLEWDADPAIAELVEEACRRYGARRALIFTSQLAEGVVRAMLRSVRGVAEVRPVPNYFFGGSIACAGLLTVADFVRAWEAEGQRITKAQPDLILLPGAAFDFWGRDLTGRSYRELAEAAGLPVEVLRH; translated from the coding sequence GTGGATAAGTCTGTGGATAAGTGGCAGTTGATAGCCCTCACCGCGTCCCATTATAACATCCTGCCCCTGACCTCGACATGCAACCTCCACTGTGTTTTCTGCAGCCACCGCCAAAACCCTCCGGGAGTAGAAACCCTGGCCTTTCCACCGCTGTCTTTGGAGGAGGTGGAAGTCCTTCTTGATTATCTGGACTGCCGGCGCAAGATCGTCATAGGTGAATCGGCCACCCGACTGCTGGAAGGTGAGCCCCTTACCCACCCCCATTTCCTGGAGATAATGGCCCGTTTGCGGCGGCGTTACCCCCAGACTCCTGTGGAAATTACCACCAACGGCCTGCTCCTGGATGAAAGGACAATAGAGGCCCTCCTAGCCCTAAGGCCCGTGGAAATCACCATTTCTATTAACAGCTTGACTCCGGCCGGGAGAAAGAGGCTTTTAGGGAAGGAGGAAACCCTTCCTCTGCAGCGGACCCTGGAAGGCCTGACCTCAAGGGGCATACGGTGGCACGGGAGCGTGGTGGCCTATCCATTCCTGGTAGGCTGGGATGACCTGGAGACTACCCTCAGGGGCGCTGCCGATGCGGGGGCCTCCACTATCCGGGTTTTCCTGCCCGGTTTTACCCGCCTGGCGCCGCCACACCTGCAGTTTAATGTTGCGGACCTGCGCCGGGATCTGGAAAATTTTATAGCGGAACTCCGGCGCGAGATAAAGGTGCCCATCTGGTTGGAGCCGCCTATGGTGCGGGATCTTATTCCCCGCGTAGTCGGCGTCATCCCGGCATCGCCCGCGGAAGCCGCCGGTCTGCAAAGGGGAGACGTTATACTCTCTGTGGATGGAAAGGCCCCCCGCTGCCGGGTAGAAGCCTTTGCCCTGGTTTCGCGGCCAGGCCGGAGGCACCTTAGGATAAAACGGGAGGCCGGGCCCCATTTCTGGAGGGGGGAAGTAACCCTTGAATTGTCTCCGGGGGAGAAAAGCGGGATCGTCCTGGAGTGGGACGCGGACCCGGCAATAGCCGAGCTGGTAGAGGAGGCCTGCCGCCGCTACGGAGCCCGGCGGGCGCTGATTTTTACTTCCCAGCTTGCCGAAGGAGTGGTTAGGGCCATGCTTAGATCAGTTCGCGGGGTGGCAGAGGTGCGTCCGGTGCCCAATTACTTCTTCGGGGGATCCATTGCCTGTGCCGGCCTGCTCACGGTAGCGGACTTTGTGCGGGCCTGGGAAGCAGAAGGGCAGAGAATTACCAAGGCGCAGCCCGACCTAATCCTTTTGCCTGGTGCAGCCTTTGACTTCTGGGGGCGGGACCTGACGGGCAGGTCTTATAGAGAGCTGGCCGAGGCCGCTGGCCTCCCGGTGGAAGTGCTTCGCCATTAA
- a CDS encoding 5-formyltetrahydrofolate cyclo-ligase → MKKELRREILTRRDSLPADAVARKSQAIQERLVRLLSWQEARMVMLYVSFGSEVKTGELLQEALRQGKRVAVPYCHREKRELIASEVYRYPEDLSPGTWGIMEPRRDTLRPVKPQAIDLCIVPGVAFDEEGNRLGYGAGYYDRFLPHLRPGTPKIALAYDLQIVASTHPSPYDIPVDLIITETRIIKPVHRRGYHNIVP, encoded by the coding sequence GTGAAAAAAGAGCTGCGGAGGGAAATACTTACCAGGCGGGATAGCCTTCCAGCGGACGCGGTGGCCCGCAAGAGCCAGGCCATTCAAGAACGGCTGGTGAGGTTATTGTCGTGGCAAGAGGCCCGGATGGTAATGCTCTACGTTTCCTTTGGTAGTGAAGTAAAGACCGGGGAACTCCTGCAAGAAGCCCTGAGGCAGGGCAAAAGGGTAGCCGTACCCTATTGTCACCGAGAAAAGCGGGAGCTAATTGCCTCCGAGGTATACCGCTATCCGGAGGACCTGAGCCCGGGAACATGGGGGATTATGGAACCGCGGCGGGATACCCTGCGGCCGGTGAAGCCCCAAGCCATCGACTTATGTATTGTGCCGGGGGTGGCCTTCGACGAGGAGGGCAACCGCCTGGGCTATGGAGCCGGATATTACGACCGGTTTTTGCCCCATCTGCGGCCGGGGACCCCGAAGATCGCCCTGGCCTATGACCTGCAAATAGTGGCCAGCACCCATCCCTCCCCCTACGACATTCCGGTAGACCTGATCATAACGGAGACCCGCATCATAAAGCCGGTTCATCGCCGGGGGTACCATAATATAGTACCATAA
- a CDS encoding glycosyl hydrolase family 18 protein, translating to MAIQEGQLENNWYYVPDPLGLTSLRSHGRQLKYILPFWFGVTETGNLVDQADTEGLAAIRQFHLPVLAIVHNYSSPQYGPLIHRLLTTPSLRQTLVNNILSLMYRWGFAGVNIDFEFLPPEDRASLTGFMRQLSQALRPAGFLTTISVPAELEDNPRHPFSGAFSYPELGALSDQVYILAYDEHFGTPGPIASLGFVRRVLDYAVTVIPREKIRLGMAVYGYDWAEGAATPVTLSHSQALELARRVGATIYYDQAAQESTFSYVEDNIPHVVWFEDVRSFSTKLGLAREYDLPGIGVWRLGLEDSRIWELRAGG from the coding sequence ATGGCTATCCAGGAAGGGCAGCTAGAAAACAACTGGTATTATGTTCCCGATCCCCTCGGGCTAACTTCTTTACGTAGCCACGGCCGCCAGTTAAAATACATCCTACCCTTCTGGTTCGGCGTTACCGAGACAGGAAACCTCGTGGATCAAGCCGATACTGAAGGCCTGGCGGCCATCCGGCAATTTCATCTCCCCGTGCTGGCCATAGTCCATAACTACTCCAGTCCCCAGTACGGCCCCTTGATACACCGCTTGTTGACTACACCAAGCTTACGCCAAACCCTGGTAAACAATATCTTGAGCCTAATGTACCGCTGGGGTTTCGCCGGTGTCAATATCGATTTTGAATTTCTGCCCCCGGAGGATCGTGCGTCCTTGACCGGGTTTATGCGCCAACTCTCCCAGGCCCTCCGCCCGGCAGGCTTTTTAACCACCATCTCCGTACCGGCGGAGCTGGAGGATAACCCCCGCCACCCCTTCTCGGGCGCCTTCAGTTACCCGGAACTGGGAGCCCTTAGTGACCAGGTCTATATTCTTGCTTACGACGAACATTTCGGTACACCCGGCCCTATCGCTTCCCTGGGTTTTGTTCGCCGGGTGCTGGACTACGCTGTTACGGTTATCCCCCGGGAAAAAATACGCCTGGGTATGGCCGTTTATGGTTATGACTGGGCTGAAGGAGCGGCCACTCCCGTAACCCTCTCCCATAGCCAAGCTTTAGAGCTTGCCCGCCGCGTGGGCGCAACTATTTATTATGACCAGGCGGCTCAGGAATCCACCTTTAGCTATGTAGAAGATAATATTCCCCATGTAGTATGGTTTGAAGATGTGCGGAGCTTTAGCACAAAGCTGGGGCTGGCGCGGGAGTACGACCTTCCTGGCATCGGTGTCTGGCGCCTAGGGTTAGAAGACTCGCGCATCTGGGAACTGCGAGCCGGGGGGTAA
- a CDS encoding protein-glutamate methylesterase/protein-glutamine glutaminase — MSPQKIRVLIVDDSAFMRVLLKQVLESAGDIQVVGVARDGRDALAKAASLRPDVITLDVNMPHMDGLTTLHHLINTNPQTRVIMLSSWTKEGAETTLRALELGAIDFVAKPGSSSDPAVEELKEEIIEKVRQAARARVSARPVPTPPKSPSPFDWGPKVGGLQNLILMGTSTGGPRTLSEILSRLPGNLPAGIVIVQHMPPTFTASLAKRLDETCPVRVEEAAEGTLIEPGKAVIARGGYHIDFIADAGGEIRCRLTLEPSTARFRPSVDVMFENAMKIYPPSRIIGVLLTGMGNDGARGMAELRRRGGYTIAESRETATIWGMPRAAYEAGGVDELLPSHSIPDALLARVVKK, encoded by the coding sequence ATGTCCCCCCAAAAAATCCGCGTGTTAATAGTAGACGATTCTGCCTTTATGCGGGTGTTATTGAAACAGGTCTTAGAGTCTGCAGGCGATATCCAAGTGGTAGGAGTGGCCCGGGACGGAAGGGACGCCCTGGCCAAGGCTGCCTCCCTACGTCCGGATGTGATCACCCTGGATGTGAATATGCCCCACATGGACGGCCTTACCACTTTGCATCACCTTATTAACACTAACCCGCAAACCCGGGTTATCATGTTATCCTCCTGGACCAAGGAGGGAGCGGAAACCACCCTCCGAGCCCTGGAGTTAGGGGCTATAGATTTCGTAGCTAAACCCGGCAGCTCGTCGGATCCGGCCGTGGAAGAACTAAAGGAGGAGATAATCGAAAAGGTACGCCAGGCCGCCCGAGCCCGGGTATCTGCCCGTCCGGTCCCAACACCGCCGAAAAGCCCGAGCCCCTTCGATTGGGGCCCTAAAGTCGGCGGCCTTCAAAATTTAATCCTCATGGGAACCTCCACGGGAGGACCGCGGACCCTATCCGAAATTTTATCCCGGCTGCCCGGAAACCTTCCCGCCGGCATCGTTATTGTGCAGCACATGCCCCCCACCTTCACCGCCAGTCTGGCCAAACGCTTGGATGAAACCTGCCCCGTAAGAGTGGAAGAGGCAGCCGAGGGAACCCTTATAGAGCCGGGAAAGGCCGTAATAGCCCGGGGAGGCTATCACATAGATTTTATAGCGGATGCGGGAGGAGAAATCCGCTGCCGCCTAACCCTCGAACCCTCCACCGCCCGTTTCCGGCCCTCGGTGGATGTGATGTTCGAGAACGCCATGAAGATTTATCCTCCGTCCCGGATCATAGGCGTACTCCTTACCGGGATGGGTAACGACGGCGCCCGGGGCATGGCCGAACTGAGGCGCCGGGGCGGGTACACCATTGCCGAGTCCCGCGAGACCGCCACTATCTGGGGCATGCCACGGGCGGCCTACGAGGCCGGCGGAGTGGACGAACTTCTGCCCAGCCATAGCATACCGGACGCACTGCTGGCGAGGGTGGTCAAAAAGTGA
- a CDS encoding glycine betaine ABC transporter substrate-binding protein: MGTWVRSKYRPLLVVLIVSLMFALTACGAGGTGKGDGGNGAGESATFKIGTQGYAEVEILGEMVKALIEAHTPHKVEHVSNLGTALAGHEATVRGDLHMNTSFTGTLFLGLLGQELTDEWRDPDKVYQYVRDAMREKYNLHVFAPYGYNNTYAIAVPRKWAEEHGVTKISDLAPYAAEMTLAVDHSWKTYPGQGYKEFTELYGFEFKSVPEMDFGLMYRSIEKGEVDAICAYSTDGQLVAQDLLVLEDDKGFNPPYNGILIARQDMLDRYPEVKEVLSKLEGLIDTEQMQQLNKRVVVDQEMPAAVAQAFLKEKGLIE, translated from the coding sequence ATGGGTACTTGGGTAAGAAGTAAGTATCGGCCTTTGCTGGTGGTGTTAATTGTCTCTCTGATGTTTGCTCTGACGGCCTGCGGCGCCGGGGGCACCGGAAAAGGGGACGGAGGAAACGGCGCCGGGGAAAGCGCTACTTTTAAAATCGGAACCCAGGGATATGCCGAAGTGGAAATCCTGGGTGAGATGGTCAAAGCCCTCATCGAAGCCCATACACCCCACAAAGTGGAACATGTCAGCAACCTGGGAACAGCCCTAGCCGGCCATGAGGCCACGGTTCGGGGTGACCTCCATATGAATACCAGCTTTACCGGGACCCTCTTTCTGGGACTGCTGGGACAAGAACTTACCGATGAGTGGCGCGACCCCGACAAGGTCTACCAGTACGTGAGGGACGCCATGCGGGAAAAGTACAACCTGCACGTTTTTGCCCCCTACGGGTACAACAACACTTATGCCATCGCCGTGCCCCGGAAGTGGGCCGAAGAGCACGGGGTGACCAAGATCAGTGATCTCGCCCCGTACGCCGCCGAGATGACCCTGGCGGTGGACCATTCGTGGAAAACCTATCCCGGGCAGGGCTACAAGGAGTTCACGGAGCTTTATGGTTTTGAGTTCAAAAGCGTTCCCGAGATGGATTTCGGACTGATGTACAGGTCTATTGAAAAGGGCGAGGTAGACGCCATTTGCGCCTACTCGACCGACGGCCAGCTTGTGGCCCAGGACCTGCTGGTCCTGGAAGATGATAAAGGATTTAATCCCCCGTATAACGGCATCTTAATCGCCCGGCAGGATATGCTCGATCGATATCCCGAGGTTAAAGAAGTGTTGAGCAAACTGGAGGGCCTTATCGATACGGAACAGATGCAGCAGCTCAACAAACGAGTGGTGGTGGATCAGGAAATGCCCGCCGCCGTGGCCCAGGCCTTCCTCAAGGAAAAGGGGCTGATCGAATAG
- a CDS encoding ABC transporter permease → MTPVYLKVVDFIRSHPEEFVGAIRDHIFLLVAVPVGLAVLVAVPLGILATRYSWLEKIVMTVANILQTVPSLALLAILIVLGLGIGYPPAIAALFLYSLLPILRNTYTGLKGVDPFIKEAALGMGMTGIQRLRMVELPLAFSVIMAGIRTATVMCIGTGTLAALAGAGGLGTFIVRGLQMLWDHLIIVGAVPAALMALLADFILGKIEHALIPRGLRE, encoded by the coding sequence TTGACGCCCGTTTACCTTAAAGTGGTGGATTTTATCCGCAGCCATCCTGAGGAGTTCGTGGGAGCGATCCGGGACCATATTTTCCTTCTGGTGGCGGTGCCGGTGGGACTGGCCGTCCTGGTGGCGGTTCCCCTGGGGATCCTGGCCACGCGGTATTCTTGGCTGGAAAAAATCGTAATGACCGTGGCCAACATTTTGCAAACCGTCCCCAGCCTGGCCCTCCTGGCCATACTAATCGTTCTAGGCCTCGGCATCGGGTATCCCCCGGCCATTGCCGCCCTGTTCCTCTATTCCCTGCTGCCCATCCTCCGCAACACTTATACGGGGTTGAAGGGAGTGGATCCCTTTATTAAAGAAGCCGCTCTGGGAATGGGTATGACGGGTATCCAGCGCCTGCGCATGGTAGAACTCCCGTTGGCCTTCAGCGTCATCATGGCCGGAATCCGTACCGCCACGGTAATGTGCATAGGCACCGGCACCCTGGCGGCCCTGGCGGGGGCCGGCGGCCTGGGTACCTTTATCGTACGCGGCCTGCAAATGTTGTGGGACCACCTGATTATCGTGGGAGCGGTCCCTGCAGCCCTTATGGCCTTGCTGGCCGACTTTATCCTGGGAAAGATTGAACATGCCTTAATTCCCCGGGGCCTAAGGGAATAA
- a CDS encoding ABC transporter ATP-binding protein, with amino-acid sequence MVVFEHVSKTYDNWYQAVKDLNLKIEAGELVTLIGPSGCGKTTTLKMVNRIIEPTSGTVYVNGKNVREVDPVKLRRGIGYVIQQIGLFPNMTIAENITVVGKLLGWSRRKCRERAEELLALVGMDPGVYMDRFPRELSGGQQQRIGVLRALAAEPEIILMDEPFGALDPITREQLQNELKRLQEKLHKTILFVTHDMDEALKLADRIVLMRDGEVVQVAPPDEMLRNPADEFVINFIGKNRLLRSPDEVRVKEVMITNPVTIEAGRGLAEALERMRKRHVDSLMVIDRQERFRGIVTIKDIQTSLSKKGTVGDLLSGTVIAVSPEQTVREAVYKMAEHGVGYLPVVDDEGKLQGLMTRASLVDILTDVLWAGGTTSKAEDEKQGGGMAS; translated from the coding sequence ATGGTGGTATTCGAACACGTCTCGAAGACCTACGACAACTGGTACCAGGCGGTAAAGGACCTCAATCTGAAAATCGAAGCCGGGGAGCTGGTCACCTTAATCGGCCCCAGCGGCTGCGGGAAAACTACCACCCTTAAAATGGTCAACAGGATCATCGAACCTACCAGCGGCACCGTCTATGTCAACGGCAAGAACGTCCGCGAGGTTGATCCCGTGAAGCTAAGAAGGGGGATCGGCTATGTTATCCAGCAAATCGGCCTATTCCCCAACATGACCATCGCCGAGAATATCACCGTGGTGGGAAAACTTCTGGGGTGGTCCCGCCGTAAATGCCGGGAGCGGGCCGAGGAACTCCTGGCCTTGGTGGGAATGGATCCCGGGGTTTACATGGACAGGTTCCCGCGGGAATTGTCCGGAGGTCAGCAGCAGCGCATCGGCGTGCTGCGGGCCCTTGCCGCCGAGCCGGAAATCATCCTTATGGACGAGCCCTTCGGCGCCTTGGACCCCATTACCCGGGAACAGCTCCAGAATGAGCTCAAAAGACTCCAGGAAAAGCTGCATAAGACCATCCTCTTCGTAACCCATGACATGGACGAGGCGTTAAAACTCGCCGACCGCATCGTGTTGATGAGGGACGGCGAGGTGGTGCAGGTCGCCCCGCCCGACGAAATGCTGCGCAATCCGGCCGACGAATTTGTCATCAACTTCATCGGTAAGAACCGGCTGCTGCGCTCTCCTGATGAAGTGCGGGTCAAAGAAGTGATGATTACCAATCCCGTTACCATAGAGGCCGGACGTGGGCTGGCCGAAGCCCTGGAGCGTATGCGGAAACGGCACGTCGACAGCCTGATGGTAATCGACCGCCAGGAACGTTTTCGGGGAATTGTTACTATCAAAGACATTCAAACCAGTCTGTCCAAAAAGGGGACGGTAGGCGATCTCCTTTCCGGAACGGTGATCGCGGTGAGCCCAGAGCAAACGGTTCGCGAGGCCGTATATAAAATGGCCGAACACGGCGTAGGATACCTCCCGGTGGTGGACGACGAAGGCAAACTCCAGGGCCTCATGACCCGGGCCAGCCTGGTGGACATCTTAACCGACGTGCTGTGGGCCGGCGGTACCACCTCTAAGGCGGAAGACGAAAAGCAAGGAGGGGGCATGGCAAGTTGA
- a CDS encoding cation:proton antiporter regulatory subunit, with protein sequence MNAEIDKLVKEILHFKAGLLKNMQDGEEVLVAPGSGLIGKSIQQAQLRTVTGVTVTAVRRQGRWYVSPGTELPLQEGDLLLVVGTKAAVQRLQRMAGDGRTSGQEPQGGG encoded by the coding sequence TTGAATGCGGAAATAGATAAGCTGGTAAAGGAGATCCTGCATTTCAAGGCCGGCCTCCTCAAAAACATGCAAGATGGCGAAGAGGTCCTGGTGGCGCCAGGCTCAGGTCTCATCGGCAAGAGCATACAACAAGCCCAACTGCGGACCGTAACCGGGGTAACCGTTACCGCCGTCCGCCGCCAGGGCCGCTGGTACGTTTCCCCGGGGACGGAGCTCCCCTTGCAGGAGGGAGACCTGCTATTGGTGGTCGGTACCAAGGCAGCGGTCCAACGCCTCCAGCGGATGGCGGGGGATGGGCGGACCTCCGGCCAGGAACCTCAAGGAGGGGGGTGA
- a CDS encoding winged helix-turn-helix domain-containing protein, which produces MVDTTFHEELARYEQLALIIAQEISRGTYREGQKISGRSVLAGQYGVSPETVRKAQALLQARNVVEVVPGSGVIVLSRQAPKEFAGDFQEHSSLEVLKRRLEALNSPAKQVECGNR; this is translated from the coding sequence ATGGTGGACACTACGTTTCACGAAGAACTGGCGCGTTACGAGCAGCTGGCCCTTATTATCGCCCAGGAAATCAGCCGGGGTACTTACCGCGAAGGCCAGAAGATTTCCGGGCGCTCGGTCCTCGCAGGGCAGTATGGTGTATCCCCGGAAACCGTGCGTAAAGCCCAGGCCCTGCTACAAGCACGGAACGTGGTCGAGGTGGTCCCTGGAAGTGGCGTAATCGTCCTTTCGCGCCAGGCCCCCAAGGAATTTGCCGGTGATTTTCAAGAACATAGCTCTTTGGAGGTCCTGAAACGCCGGCTGGAGGCCCTAAATTCGCCAGCGAAACAAGTTGAATGCGGAAATAGATAA